A stretch of DNA from Halobacteriovorax vibrionivorans:
AATCACACCTGAGATAAGAGACTCTCACAGAGTTATTGCAAAGTGGAATAAATGGGTAAGACGAGCTAGATGGCGTCATATAAAAGCGGCCCTGACACAACGTTCATACGAGCCTCTAAAGGAAGATGTCTACTTACTTATGAAGTAATGCTTTCTCATCATTTCAATGATCCAGTCTGGATCATCAATTGGTAAATCGTGTCCTGCTTGTTCATGTAATTCAAGTGGGGCACCAAGTTTACGAGAAATTTCCTGACTACATTTATAATGAGCAAGCTTGTCTTCTTTACCGGCCAAGACTAATGTTTTTGCTTTAATACTTTGAGGAAGTTTGTAGTGAGAAGCTGCAAACACTTGTCTTAAAAAATTAATTCTTCTTAAAGGCTTATCTTCAAAGAACTCAGCGTAAGCATCAAGTAAATCTTCTGGTAGCTCTTTCATTTTTACAGTTAGAGATAAGGCTTTCTTCTCACGATCTCTTGTGTCTTTATTAAAGATTAACTTTGAAAATGTTCCAATTGCCTCAAAAGATAAGCGATGGAAGATACTTGCAGTGTCTCTAGTTGATGTATTAAGAAGGACAAGATTTTTAAAATCATCTTCATAGCGATCACACCAATCCAATGCCATCATTGCACCCATTGAAATACCGATGAC
This window harbors:
- a CDS encoding alpha/beta fold hydrolase, translating into MNWLLLRGLARESRHWYKFPDYLHEMDETQNVFALDYLGVGSKNEENSPLKISTYVEDLRSDWLKLKEEHPGEWGVIGISMGAMMALDWCDRYEDDFKNLVLLNTSTRDTASIFHRLSFEAIGTFSKLIFNKDTRDREKKALSLTVKMKELPEDLLDAYAEFFEDKPLRRINFLRQVFAASHYKLPQSIKAKTLVLAGKEDKLAHYKCSQEISRKLGAPLELHEQAGHDLPIDDPDWIIEMMRKHYFISK